In one Vanessa tameamea isolate UH-Manoa-2023 chromosome 10, ilVanTame1 primary haplotype, whole genome shotgun sequence genomic region, the following are encoded:
- the Trs23 gene encoding trafficking protein particle complex subunit 4, which translates to MVIYGVYIVSKSGGLIYNYDHNIPKVETEKTFGFPLDIKLEYENKKVVVVFGQRDGINVGHVLLSVNGSPVNGRTTEDGKDVFDVIELKESYPLSLKFGRPRATTNEKIVLASMFYPLFALASQLSPVPKSSGIEILTADSFKLSCFQTLTGVKFIVVTDPNMQGPDVVLKRIYELYSDYALKNPFYSLEMPIRCELFDTSLHTLLELVEKSGTANL; encoded by the exons atggtaATCTACGGAGTTTATATCGTTAGTAAATCTGGCggtttaatatataactatgaCCATAATATTCCCAAAGTAGAAACAGAAAAAACTTTCGGGTTTCCTTTAGATATCAAActtgaatatgaaaataagaAAGTCGTAGTTGTTTTTGGCCAAAGAGATGGTATAAATG TCGGACACGTCCTCCTCTCAGTGAATGGCTCACCAGTCAATGGCCGTACCACAGAAGACGGAAAAGACGTATTCGATGTTATAGAGCTAAAG gaAAGTTACCCTCTTAGTCTGAAGTTTGGACGGCCACGAGCCACGACTAATGAGAAGATAGTTTTAGCGAGTATGTTCTACCCGCTCTTTGCACTAGCAAGTCAACTTAGTCCTGTCCCCAAATCTTCAGGAATTGAGATTCTTACTGCAGACTCATTCAAACTATCATGTTTTCAGACATTAACAg GTGTGAAGTTCATAGTGGTAACTGACCCCAACATGCAAGGGCCTGATGTAGTCCTCAAAAGAATCTATGAGCTGTACTCCGACTATGCTCTGAAAAATCCCTTCTATTCTTTGGAAATGCCGATACGCTGTGAGCTGTTTGACACATCATTACATACGCTACTTGAATTAGTTGAGAAATCTGGAACTGCCAATTTATAA